TTCAAAGACATGTGGAGAAACTTGTGTTCCTTTTTgcttatattacatatatttaccTTTTAGCCTAAAGAGATAGctgtgattttgtttcttttctagggGATGAGGTTTCCAGTTCCAGTATCTTGACGTGTATAGTGTTCTTGTATGAGGGCCAGAAAAGACTGAAAGGAAGATCAAAGAATGCTTTGAGGAGCTGAGACTCATGGCTGGTTCACTGAACCACAAGTCACCAGATACAGTAAGGTGAGGGGCACTATGTGTCCCTATAATATACACCAGTATTAAAATGTACACCTAAATCTGAGGTATTCAAAGACTCCACAGCCATGGAAACTCACTTCTACCTCTCTCAGAGGTAACGGAAGATGCTGAGAAGGCTTTGTGAAGGTCAGACTTCCTTGGAATTCTCAACATACTTTAGTATCAGTATTTATCTAGGATTGGACTACATCAAATATGCTGGGCAAAGTGGTTAATCAATTACTCTTCGAGTAAATTGATGTTTCAAGGCAACAGTGTGATGCATGATGAGGTTTTCCCTGTTTTTGTGGCTTGTCTTGGTGATGAAGTCCATGGCATGGTTATAAGACCTGCCTGAGTAAAAGAATGGGATCCCCAACCCTCAGCTGTCAGGGTTTAATCTGGCCCATTTTACTTGGCTATTTTCTGCTTCCAGATGACAGTAACTCGTGGTGAtgtgcctttttttctcttccatggGTTCCAAAGGGAAATTCTGATCTGCGGCCAGTACCTGTCGGACAGTCATGTTAACACGGGCAGTTTTCAGGTAGCTGGCGCACACCTGCCAGTCCTCCACAGAACAGGGCTCCACCACAGAGTCTGTGGGAAGAACAGCTGGGAGAGACGTCTCCAGGCAGCGAGGCAGGGTTTCACCCTCAGGATGTGGAAGGACTCGAGGGACTGCATGGTTCAACAGGCGACTGAAACCTGACATTACCATGATGTCACCACTGTGCATAAACATGGCTATGGGCGCCTCATCTCTTTTGAGGCCACCCAGGAGAAAGATGGCAGACTGTCCAaagctataaaaaaaattaagtaaaaacaataagcaagtaagttttgtttttaaactatgATCAGGAAAGTTACTGTGAATTGCTTTATATTCTgatttcagttcaatttattgCTCCTAAATCCTCCTTAGCTAAGACCGTTCCTCCTTTGGCTTGTGTCTGAGTGACCCATCTGTGATCTGCTGCTTTACTTATGACAATTCACATAaatgattcaaaataaaatttacatactAAAAAGCAGCtaaataataaactaaaaaattgGATCTTAGCTTTATCCAACTGTTTTACTGATGCATCTTTATAAGATTGAAGAATTCCAATAAAATTGAATACTTTACTATATTTGTCATTCcagtttactattttttttttttagggtgcatggaccgggaatcaaacccaggtcccctacatagaaggcgagcattctaccactgaaacactcGACTTAGTTCACTTTTAAGATATTCTATACATCTAAAGCAGAAATATCAACTGTAATTTGGTCAGTGCTCTTAATTTTACTTATGGTACATAGTTAAGGTACTGTAAATGAAAATGTATAGAGAGcccaaatgttcttaaaatttcaactttttaatttatttattgtagcTTAGATATGCcttagaaaaaataacaaagtgtTAAAAGTAACCCCCAAATCACTGGATTTAACTCACCTGAATGACAGGAGAGGTTTGGAGTGATCTAGTTCAGATTTGTCTACATGGATTCCTAGTGTGGAGTCTAAGCGGTAGTAGTTCAGGATACCTGCTTCGGCTTGGAAACCCTGAAATCCACAGGCAGCGGCCACTTGCTCTGAGAGGAAAGCCAGGTCAGAAGGGAAAGGCGTATAATGATCTGCTGAGTATTTCTTTGgtaaaagtagagaaaataagaaaaacaatgatCTCAGGAAAACAAGAAACTGTGGCATAAAATTCATTACCACTTAAAAAGCATCTAACTTAGAATACCACTTTGAAACCATCTAATttacaaataatattaaaatagtactatctATTCATCCATTCTCGAGGCTCCCAGAGAATTAGAGCATCTATATGGCAGGCACTGTGCTATGCAGCGGCTATCCAGTGAAAATAGACTACTTCACCCTTCATGAAGTCTGGACATGAAGCAATTACTACATCACCCTCTATTATACTTTAATGCCAACTGGATTAGAGTAAAAAGGCAACTCAAAACTGTTACAGCAATGGAATACCTAAGGAGGCATGAAAACTAAATGTAATGTAGTATCTTAGACACGATCCTAGAACAAAAAAAGGGCATTAAGTAAAAATTAAGGGAATCTGAATGAAGTATGGACTTTAGCTAATAATAATGTGCCAAGactggttcattaattgtagacaaaggtaccatactaagATGCCAAAGGGAGGGGAAGCTGGGTGTGGGGTATACGGGAAAGCGCTGTACTATCTTCCCACCTCTTTTGTAAATCtagaactattttaaaataaagcatttattaaaaacaaaaaggcatcTTAAATATCATAGCCAGTTTGATTTTTGAGCTCTCAGCTTGGAAAACAGCTTACGGTCAATTACACTGGTCAACTGGCTGGAATGACATCCTCAAAACATCTGAATTAAAACTCTGATTATACTGTGCCCAAGACAGGaccttaaaatggaaataattttcttatttctccctGAACAGTTCTGAACTGGCAGCTGAAAAGCATTGCTTTTACCACCTAAGAATCGCAAATATTCTTTTGCCCTAAAAAAATCAAAGGCCATaatgtacaacttctctaaacAATCTGTGGGTTAGCAATTCATGGGAATGACAAGGCTGCAGTTATAAGACTTCCACTTATAGCTTCCTATGCAGATGAGCTTCAGGGCTAATTTGGCTACATACGCCTGGAGCTACCTGCTAGACTCTTCCTATGTGGTGATGCTCCTCTCTCACACTTCTTTTGCTGATGTAAATCAACCTCAAATCTGGCTAAGAAATCTACTCTGTTTCATAATCTCCACTAATGCCCTGAAGTATGCTAGCTGACACAGAAAGTGACAGTTCTTGGAAGAATGTATTTCCTTAGGCCAGAAGTGAGTTTTAACTTCAGGTGATTACCCATTCAGAAACCATAATTTTCACTCCCCACTTC
This genomic stretch from Tamandua tetradactyla isolate mTamTet1 chromosome 12, mTamTet1.pri, whole genome shotgun sequence harbors:
- the ALKBH1 gene encoding nucleic acid dioxygenase ALKBH1 isoform X2, encoding MGKMAAALGSAATLVAEPREDAFRKLFRFYRQSRPGTADLGGVIDFSAARGTAPVAHKVLKSQLSVSSVSEHDAHRAGLQPVSKWQAYGLEGYPGYQQHWVKQCLKLYSRKPNVCNLDKHLTKEDTRDLWEQSKECLRHKEVNKRRPRSLLEKLRWVTLGYHYNWDSKKYSADHYTPFPSDLAFLSEQVAAACGFQGFQAEAGILNYYRLDSTLGIHVDKSELDHSKPLLSFSFGQSAIFLLGGLKRDEAPIAMFMHSGDIMVMSGFSRLLNHAVPRVLPHPEGETLPRCLETSLPAVLPTDSVVEPCSVEDWQVCASYLKTARVNMTVRQVLAADQNFPLEPMEEKKRHITTSYCHLEAENSQVKWARLNPDS
- the ALKBH1 gene encoding nucleic acid dioxygenase ALKBH1 isoform X1, with the protein product MGKMAAALGSAATLVAEPREDAFRKLFRFYRQSRPGTADLGGVIDFSAARGTAPVAHKVLKSQLSVSSVSEHDAHRAGLQPVSKWQAYGLEGYPGFIFIPNPFLPGYQQHWVKQCLKLYSRKPNVCNLDKHLTKEDTRDLWEQSKECLRHKEVNKRRPRSLLEKLRWVTLGYHYNWDSKKYSADHYTPFPSDLAFLSEQVAAACGFQGFQAEAGILNYYRLDSTLGIHVDKSELDHSKPLLSFSFGQSAIFLLGGLKRDEAPIAMFMHSGDIMVMSGFSRLLNHAVPRVLPHPEGETLPRCLETSLPAVLPTDSVVEPCSVEDWQVCASYLKTARVNMTVRQVLAADQNFPLEPMEEKKRHITTSYCHLEAENSQVKWARLNPDS